One window of Leucoraja erinacea ecotype New England chromosome 14, Leri_hhj_1, whole genome shotgun sequence genomic DNA carries:
- the LOC129703424 gene encoding claudin-11-like, which yields MGSMCLHILGFILSSVGWVGILIATGTKEWVQTCSIQGSDCTHFGEFKLRGLWTECYRSSSAYHCKTMSDILRMPAYLQTSRALMITASILGLPAILLVLMALPCMRCGTELHSSKHKRSLLGAFLLILLATCSAVATIWFPVGVHNVEYLFNFGYSLFVGWIGTLLCLFGGVVIACCTGPSPDLQENRYYYASQGSSATANPTHAKSAHV from the exons ATGGGTTCTATGTGTCTGCACATTCTGGGCTTCATCCTCAGCTCCGTGGGCTGGGTTGGGATCCTGATTGCCACTGGCACCAAAGAGTGGGTCCAGACCTGCTCAATACAGGGCTCTGATTGTACTCACTTTGGCGAATTCAAGCTGCGGGGGCTGTGGACGGAGTGTTACCGATCATCTTCAGCTTACCACTGCAAGACGATGTCTGACATCCTCAGAATGCCAG CCTACCTACAGACAAGTCGCGCACTGATGATCACTGCCTCCATCCTGGGACTGCCGGCGATTCTCCTCGTTCTCATGGCATTGCCGTGTATGCGCTGCGGAACCGAGTTGCACTCTTCCAAACACAAGCGATCCTTGCTGGGTGCCTTCCTCCTCATTCTGCTGG CGACCTGCTCTGCAGTGGCCACCATCTGGTTTCCGGTGGGGGTCCACAACGTCGAGTACCTCTTCAATTTTGGGTATTCGCTCTTCGTGGGCTGGATCGGCACATTGCTCTGCCTGTTTGGAGGAGTGGTGATTGCCTGTTGCACCGGCCCTTCACCCGATCTCCAGGAGAACAGGTATTATTACGCTTCACAAGGCTCGTCGGCCACGGCAAACCCAACGCACGCCAAGAGCGCGCACGTCTAA
- the LOC129703423 gene encoding EEF1A lysine methyltransferase 3-like, which yields MATLKKTYSHVVRGDHGFTYKLHYPICGFNLEINVNPVSELEFGTVIWDGALGLCQYFDEHKTNFSQKKVIELGAGTGMLGILIALLGAEVTITDKPNLLRQIQQNVSINIPSSDIPRVKVRALSWGHDHIQFPSDYDVIMGTDIVYIPESVPLILKTLQHLSNERTVIYLASTMSICPKVIASGYGALSEHFDSNLVHKYIDKDVHVYRLSRKNITCGDRHGGGHVIRSTPTHTLNA from the exons ATGGCGACGTTGAAAAAAACATATTCTCATGTTGTCCGCGGCGACCATGGTTTTACTTACAAACTGCACTACCCAATATGTGGTTTCAACCTAGAAATCAACGTGAATCCTGTATCTGAGCTGGAGTTTGGAACTGTCATCTGGGATGGT GCTCTTGGATTGTGCCAGTATTTTGATGAACACAAGACAAACTTTTCGCAGAAGAAAGTGATTGAACTCGGAGCCGGTACCGGAATGTTAGGTATTCTGATCGCCCTTCTCG GTGCTGAGGTCACCATTACCGACAAACCAAATCTTCTGAGGCAAATACAACAAAACGTGTCCATCAACATCCCCTCTTCGGACATACCTCGCGTCAAGGTACGCGCTCTATCCTGGGGTCATGACCATATCCAGTTCCCATCCGACTACGATGTTATCATGGGCACAGATATTGTCTACATCCCAGAAAGTGTCCCTTTAATTCTAAAGACACTTCAGCATCTCAGCAACGAAAGGACGGTCATTTATTTGGCTTCTACAATGTCGATATGTCCCAAAGTGATCGCGTCTGGATATGGGGCCTTGTCTGAACATTTTGATTCTAACCTAGTCCACAAGTACATAGACAAGGATGTCCATGTGTACAGGCTGTCCAGAAAAAATATCACGTGCGGAGATCGCCATGGTGGTGGCCATGTCATAAGATCAACTCCCACTCATACCTTGAATGCATAA
- the LOC129703421 gene encoding EEF1A lysine methyltransferase 3-like: MAALLKRVSLRTVEKDENVTLVDSYDVCGFLLEIGVRPFSELGFGTSVWGACRALCHYFEKQKVKFYNKKVIELGAGTGMLGILAVLLGGEVTITDRPGLLKIIERNVSVNVPYPDRSRATVSALSWGYDHTLFPSDYDFILGGDILYQPANIPLLLKTIQHLSNEMTTIYFASPMSIHRRMISFTYQKLAEYFHIDLVARYEDEDINVYKMTKIGSSYWRAPPVIEDEFNFSYNAMINGFAR, translated from the exons ATGGCAGCCCTGCTGAAAAGAGTGTCATTACGCACTGTGGAGAAAGATGAGAATGTCACCTTGGTGGATTCTTACGATGTTTGTGGTTTCCTTTTAGAAATCGGCGTGCGCCCATTCTCCGAGCTTGGGTTTGGAACCTCTGTCTGGGGTGCT TGTCGTGCTCTGTGTCATTACTTCGAGAAACAGAAAGTAAAATTTTACAATAAAAAGGTGATTGAACTAGGAGCCGGCACGGGCATGTTGGGTATTCTTGCTGTCCTTCTGG GTGGTGAGGTCACCATCACCGACAGACCAGGGCTGTTGAAGATCATAGAACGTAATGTGTCCGTCAATGTCCCCTACCCCGACAGGTCCCGCGCCACCGTCTCTGCCCTGTCCTGGGGGTACGACCACACGCTCTTTCCCTCAGACTATGACTTCATCCTTGGCGGAGACATCCTCTACCAGCCCGCAAACATCCCTTTATTACTGAAGACCATTCAACACCTCAGCAATGAGATGACCACCATCTATTTTGCCTCACCCATGTCCATTCATCGACGGATGATCAGCTTCACCTACCAGAAGCTCGCTGAGTACTTCCACATTGACCTGGTGGCCAGGTATGAAGATGAAGACATCAATGTATACAAAATGACCAAGATAGGCTCGTCTTACTGGAGGGCACCTCCCGTGATCGAGGATGAATTCAATTTCTCCTACAACGCGATGATTAATGGCTTCGCTCGCTGA